In Arthrobacter citreus, a genomic segment contains:
- the pepN gene encoding aminopeptidase N has translation MSNQNLRREEAAARSALISVDAYEVELDLSTAENPEATGFRSRSTITFRCSEPGSATFLDFIHGGVSSVVLNGRTLPLETAVDGSRIHLPGLDLENTVTVDGTALYSRSGEGMHRFTDPADARTYLYTQYEPADARRVFADFEQPDLKASFTFRVTAPSEWEVASNGAETSRTPLGSGDLSRWEFAPTQRISTYITSVLAGPYFAARDSWSGTMKDGSVLEVPLAAYCRASLAAHFDPQNIFDITKRGLEYFHGLFEYPYPFGKYDSAFVPEYNLGAMENPGLVTFTEAYVFRSKATEAQYEARANTILHEMAHMWFGDLVTMAWWDDLWLKESFADYMGALAVDNATPFTNSWVSFANRRKAWAYVQDQLPTTHPIVADITDLEAAKQNFDGITYAKGASVLKQLVAYVGFDAFIDAARGYFRDHAYGNTTLADLLGALSTASGRDMAVWSRLWLQTAGVPALTPLVETDDDGVYTSVTIVQDAPDPVSGEQVPRPHRLRIGLYNPDSTSPGSGSALVRTGTVEIDVVGSRTDVPELVGTARPALLLLNDEDLTYAKIRFDNESLQTLLHFLGRMPDPLARAVCFSALWNSVRDGALSAQDYVRLIVHAAPLETGAGVLQVLLDNARFAVERFAPAERRDGLRETLYSLVVEQLHAAEAGSDRQLIWARSAAALGRTSTSHTELLRGLLEGTASVPGLAVDSDLRWLLWQALAATGNATRAKLEAEVELDATASGRVGFTTAAAAFPDPAVKAAAWQEAVHANDLSNQLLSATINGFTMGSTDLLAVFSADYFASLTLVWSSRSIELASRVVAGLFPGAQDLPPHMVPADHPVLVASMDWLEANPQAPSALRRIIVEQQDQLLRSLRAQAAGR, from the coding sequence GTGTCGAACCAGAATCTGCGCCGTGAAGAAGCCGCCGCCCGCTCAGCCCTCATCTCCGTTGACGCTTACGAGGTCGAGCTCGACCTGAGCACCGCCGAAAATCCGGAGGCCACCGGTTTCCGGTCCCGGAGCACCATCACCTTCAGATGCTCCGAACCCGGCAGCGCCACGTTCCTGGACTTCATCCACGGCGGTGTTTCGTCGGTGGTCCTGAACGGAAGAACTCTTCCCCTGGAAACCGCCGTGGACGGATCCCGGATCCACCTCCCCGGCCTGGACCTGGAAAACACCGTCACTGTGGACGGCACGGCCCTGTACAGCCGCAGCGGCGAGGGAATGCACCGCTTTACGGATCCCGCCGACGCCCGGACCTACCTCTATACCCAGTACGAGCCGGCCGATGCGCGGCGTGTGTTCGCGGACTTTGAGCAGCCGGACCTCAAGGCCTCCTTCACCTTCCGCGTCACCGCACCCTCGGAGTGGGAGGTGGCTTCAAACGGAGCGGAAACGTCCCGTACGCCGCTCGGTTCCGGCGATCTGAGCCGCTGGGAATTCGCTCCAACCCAGCGCATCTCCACCTACATCACCTCGGTCCTGGCCGGACCCTATTTCGCGGCCCGGGATTCCTGGTCCGGAACCATGAAGGACGGCTCGGTCCTCGAGGTACCGCTGGCCGCCTACTGCCGCGCATCGCTGGCCGCACACTTTGATCCGCAGAACATTTTCGACATCACCAAGCGCGGGCTGGAGTACTTCCATGGTCTGTTCGAGTACCCGTACCCCTTCGGCAAGTACGATTCAGCCTTTGTCCCCGAATACAACCTCGGCGCCATGGAGAATCCCGGCCTCGTGACCTTCACCGAAGCCTACGTTTTCAGGTCCAAGGCCACGGAAGCCCAGTACGAAGCGCGGGCCAACACGATCCTGCACGAAATGGCGCACATGTGGTTTGGCGATCTCGTCACCATGGCGTGGTGGGATGACCTGTGGCTGAAGGAGTCCTTTGCCGACTACATGGGCGCCCTGGCCGTGGATAACGCCACGCCCTTCACCAACTCCTGGGTGTCCTTCGCGAACCGGCGCAAGGCCTGGGCCTATGTCCAGGACCAGCTCCCCACCACGCATCCGATCGTCGCCGACATCACCGATTTGGAAGCCGCAAAACAGAACTTTGACGGCATCACCTACGCCAAGGGCGCTTCGGTGCTGAAGCAACTGGTCGCTTATGTGGGCTTCGATGCCTTCATCGATGCGGCCCGCGGGTACTTCCGCGACCATGCCTACGGCAACACCACCCTCGCAGACCTGCTCGGCGCACTAAGCACGGCATCGGGTCGGGACATGGCGGTGTGGTCCCGCCTCTGGCTGCAGACAGCCGGCGTGCCGGCCCTGACTCCCCTGGTCGAGACCGACGACGACGGCGTCTACACCTCGGTGACGATTGTCCAGGACGCGCCGGATCCGGTCAGCGGCGAGCAGGTCCCCCGGCCGCACCGGCTCCGCATCGGGCTGTACAACCCGGACAGCACCAGCCCCGGCTCCGGTTCCGCGCTGGTGCGCACTGGAACCGTGGAAATCGACGTCGTTGGTTCCCGGACGGATGTTCCCGAACTCGTGGGAACGGCGCGGCCGGCGCTGCTGCTGCTCAATGACGAGGACCTGACGTACGCCAAGATCCGCTTCGACAACGAGTCCCTGCAGACCCTGCTGCATTTCCTGGGCCGGATGCCTGATCCGCTGGCCCGTGCCGTGTGTTTCTCGGCCCTGTGGAACAGTGTCCGCGACGGAGCCCTCAGCGCCCAGGACTACGTCCGGCTCATCGTGCATGCCGCGCCCCTGGAAACCGGTGCCGGAGTGCTGCAGGTCCTGCTCGACAACGCACGCTTTGCGGTGGAGCGCTTCGCCCCGGCCGAACGCCGGGACGGGCTGCGCGAAACCTTGTACTCGCTGGTGGTGGAACAGCTGCATGCCGCCGAAGCCGGCAGCGACCGGCAGCTGATCTGGGCCCGCAGCGCCGCCGCCCTCGGCCGGACCAGCACCTCGCACACGGAGCTGCTGCGCGGTCTGCTGGAGGGGACGGCATCCGTTCCGGGACTGGCTGTCGACTCGGACCTGCGCTGGCTGCTGTGGCAGGCCCTGGCAGCCACCGGCAACGCCACGCGCGCGAAGCTGGAAGCGGAAGTTGAACTGGACGCCACCGCTTCCGGGCGGGTGGGCTTCACCACCGCTGCTGCTGCCTTCCCGGACCCCGCGGTCAAGGCAGCCGCATGGCAGGAAGCCGTTCATGCCAACGATCTGTCCAATCAGCTGCTGTCGGCCACCATCAACGGGTTCACGATGGGCAGCACAGACCTGCTGGCCGTGTTCTCCGCCGACTACTTCGCGTCCCTGACCCTGGTGTGGAGTTCACGCAGCATCGAGCTGGCCAGCCGTGTTGTTGCGGGCCTGTTCCCCGGGGCGCAGGATCTGCCTCCGCACATGGTTCCGGCGGACCACCCGGTCCTGGTGGCCAGCATGGACTGGCTGGAAGCCAATCCGCAGGCGCCGTCAGCCCTGCGCAGGATTATCGTGGAGCAGCAGGATCAGCTGCTGCGGTCCCTGCGGGCGCAGGCAGCAGGCAGGTAA
- a CDS encoding YeiH family protein — protein sequence MNSTSPRRISTAVLPGAAAAAAAVLPAYLLHWLFPWLPVLTAAVLLGLLAANLPGVSAAVAGPLKPGLSKAAKTLMRAGIVLLGLKVSLVDIAGLGWLALLLIVVLVAAAFGGTYLVCRAFRLPGDEPLLIASGFSICGVSAIGAIAAARRVRHEDTVVPIALVTLCGTLAIGVLPLLASLLDLPAETFGIWAGASVHDVGQVVATAQTAGTTALAAAVVVKLARVVLLAPAAAAAGLIGRKAARGEDTAGKLPPLVPLFVLGFLALILVRTTGVLPDGVLSAAAVVQEIFFAASLFALGAGVRFRMLFASGTRAVGAALVSWFLIGSLGLALALLLSR from the coding sequence GTGAACAGCACTTCCCCGCGCCGCATCAGCACCGCTGTACTGCCCGGCGCCGCCGCCGCAGCAGCGGCCGTCCTTCCCGCGTATCTCCTGCACTGGCTTTTTCCCTGGCTCCCCGTCCTCACGGCGGCGGTGCTCCTCGGGTTGTTGGCCGCCAATCTCCCCGGAGTGTCCGCGGCAGTCGCCGGGCCACTGAAGCCCGGCTTGTCGAAGGCTGCCAAGACGCTCATGCGAGCCGGAATTGTGCTGTTGGGGCTAAAGGTATCGCTGGTCGATATCGCCGGGCTGGGCTGGCTGGCGCTGCTATTGATCGTGGTATTGGTGGCGGCGGCCTTTGGCGGCACCTATCTGGTGTGCCGGGCCTTTCGATTGCCCGGCGATGAACCCCTGCTGATCGCTTCGGGATTCTCGATCTGCGGCGTATCCGCCATCGGGGCGATTGCCGCCGCCCGCAGGGTCCGGCACGAAGACACGGTGGTTCCGATAGCCCTGGTGACCCTGTGCGGCACCCTGGCCATCGGGGTGCTGCCGCTCCTGGCATCGCTGCTGGATCTGCCGGCCGAAACATTCGGCATCTGGGCCGGCGCCTCCGTCCATGATGTCGGCCAGGTTGTGGCCACGGCACAGACCGCGGGAACAACGGCACTCGCGGCCGCCGTCGTCGTCAAGCTGGCCCGGGTGGTCCTGCTGGCACCGGCAGCAGCCGCCGCCGGACTCATTGGCCGCAAGGCCGCCCGCGGAGAGGACACCGCCGGGAAACTCCCCCCGCTTGTCCCCCTGTTCGTGCTCGGGTTCCTGGCCCTGATTCTTGTCCGCACCACCGGCGTGCTGCCTGACGGCGTCCTGTCGGCCGCCGCGGTGGTGCAGGAAATCTTCTTCGCCGCATCGCTTTTCGCACTCGGGGCGGGAGTGCGGTTCCGCATGCTGTTCGCGTCCGGCACGCGTGCAGTGGGTGCCGCTCTGGTCTCCTGGTTCCTCATCGGCAGCCTGGGCCTGGCCCTCGCCCTCCTGCTGTCCCGGTAG